In a genomic window of Halococcus hamelinensis 100A6:
- a CDS encoding cation diffusion facilitator family transporter produces the protein MSNGSSHASGSSADGGVGHDDHGHDHSHGHGHGDDASTRTLALVAVINVVGFVAELAGGLLFGSVALLSDAVHMLFDALAYVMAFAASYVATNAETSDRWSFGLHRLEPLSAFVNGALLVPMVGFIVYEAVQRFLDPVGIATGPTLLIAGFGLAVNLGSVLVLEGGEMSLNERGAFYHLLGDAGGSVAVIVSVLAVEYSGVNVIDPITAGLIALVVLWSAGKLLRGSGAIFLHRTPFDSDEVRAAIAEVDGVTRVTDLHAWQVCSQITVATTHVETATGDVERESVTRRVHDVLAEAGVDHATVECCPEDTHHPHLTAHDH, from the coding sequence ATGTCCAATGGGTCGTCCCACGCCAGCGGCTCGTCGGCCGACGGCGGGGTCGGACACGATGACCACGGGCACGACCACAGCCACGGACACGGCCACGGCGACGACGCCAGCACCCGAACGCTCGCGCTCGTCGCCGTCATCAACGTCGTCGGGTTCGTCGCCGAACTCGCCGGCGGCCTCCTGTTCGGCTCCGTCGCGCTCCTGAGCGACGCGGTCCACATGCTGTTCGACGCGCTCGCGTACGTGATGGCGTTCGCCGCCTCCTACGTCGCCACGAACGCCGAGACGTCCGACCGCTGGTCGTTCGGCCTCCACCGGCTCGAACCACTCTCGGCGTTCGTCAACGGCGCGCTCCTCGTCCCGATGGTCGGGTTCATCGTCTACGAGGCCGTCCAGCGCTTCCTCGACCCCGTCGGCATCGCGACCGGCCCCACGCTCCTCATCGCGGGGTTCGGTCTGGCGGTGAACCTCGGGTCGGTGCTCGTGCTCGAAGGCGGCGAGATGAGCCTCAACGAGCGCGGCGCGTTCTACCACCTGCTGGGCGACGCCGGCGGCTCCGTCGCGGTGATCGTCTCGGTGCTCGCGGTCGAGTACAGCGGGGTGAACGTCATCGACCCCATCACCGCCGGGTTGATCGCGCTCGTGGTGCTCTGGAGCGCCGGCAAACTCCTCCGCGGCAGCGGCGCGATCTTCCTCCACCGGACCCCGTTCGACAGCGACGAGGTCCGCGCGGCGATCGCCGAGGTCGACGGCGTCACCCGCGTGACGGACCTCCACGCCTGGCAGGTCTGCTCGCAGATCACGGTCGCCACGACCCACGTCGAGACCGCGACCGGGGACGTCGAGCGCGAATCGGTCACCCGGCGGGTCCACGACGTGCTGGCCGAGGCGGGCGTCGACCACGCCACCGTCGAGTGCTGTCCCGAGGACACCCACCACCCCCACCTCACTGCCCACGACCACTGA
- a CDS encoding heavy metal translocating P-type ATPase gives MTECTLCGSPVGDDPATAADVDGVFCCEGCLATFQRLDDAEDVSAEDLHEHGHDHHGHEHGADHDRSEEGSETAFLSVDGMHCSTCESFIETSATETDGINDAQASYATDMVRLDYDPARIDRGGLIDAISTLGYHASDPDEEDEGAEERFEFGRLRLVFGGLAAMAVMMFYAAFLYPVYLGYYPESFLSGTSASLIAFVPIFFGSTIVLFGVGFPILRGAYVSLKVRQPNMDVLIAFAVLAAYVYSVFALAFLDTTHVYFDVSTMVIVVVSIGNHIEARFKRRALGDLSALTESRITEARVLTDEGHHDVALESLSPGDRVLVKPGERVPIDGTVVEGQAAVDESLVTGESVPVSKGIGEEVVGGSVVTDNAVEIEVGEEATSTFDRLVELIWNVQSSDSGATRLADRVASVFVPVVVTIATLATVGWLATGASIGQAVLIGVSVLVVSCPCSLGLATPLAIVSGVREAAERRITVLNATVLERITDTEIVAFDKTGTLTTGEMSLDGVRGDDPEELLARAAAVESRSSHPVAEAIVTAGRDRGTDASARTVTEFESHARGVSATVDGERVVVGHPGFVRESGYAVPETIDEQVQETRSDGFLATLVAWDGEAKGVLQVGDTPRADWAEVVSSIAEEGPRVVVLTGDDREIAERFSGHPDVSEVFAGVPPEAKEAVVGRLREEGTTTMVGDGTNDAPALAAADLGIAMANGTELAIDAADAVVSGDSLRPIPAFFAVARGTRRRLRTNLGWAFCYNLVAVPLAVAGLVNPLIAAAAMAVSSLVVVTNSARGMGIDPLPDDPTPDSRPSISPAEGGSPRATDGGTRDI, from the coding sequence GTGACCGAGTGTACGCTGTGCGGGTCGCCGGTCGGCGACGACCCCGCGACCGCGGCCGACGTCGACGGGGTCTTCTGCTGTGAGGGCTGTCTCGCGACCTTCCAGCGCCTCGACGACGCCGAGGACGTCTCCGCCGAGGACCTCCACGAACACGGCCACGACCATCACGGCCACGAGCATGGAGCGGACCACGACCGTTCCGAGGAGGGGAGCGAGACGGCCTTCCTCTCGGTCGACGGGATGCACTGTTCGACCTGCGAGTCGTTCATCGAGACCAGCGCGACCGAGACCGACGGGATCAACGACGCCCAGGCCAGCTACGCGACCGACATGGTCCGGCTGGATTACGACCCCGCCCGGATCGACAGAGGGGGGCTGATCGACGCGATTAGCACGCTCGGCTACCACGCCAGCGACCCCGACGAGGAGGACGAGGGGGCCGAGGAGCGCTTCGAGTTCGGCCGCCTCCGTCTGGTCTTCGGCGGGCTGGCGGCGATGGCGGTCATGATGTTCTACGCCGCCTTCCTCTATCCCGTCTACCTCGGCTACTACCCCGAGAGCTTCCTCTCGGGCACCAGCGCCAGCCTGATCGCGTTCGTCCCGATCTTCTTCGGTAGCACCATCGTGCTCTTCGGCGTCGGCTTCCCGATCCTCCGAGGGGCCTACGTCAGCCTCAAAGTCCGCCAGCCGAACATGGACGTGCTGATAGCCTTCGCGGTGCTTGCGGCCTACGTCTACTCGGTGTTCGCGCTCGCGTTCCTCGACACCACCCACGTCTACTTCGACGTCTCGACGATGGTGATCGTGGTGGTGAGCATCGGCAACCACATCGAGGCCCGCTTCAAACGTCGCGCGCTCGGCGACCTCTCGGCGCTCACCGAATCCAGGATCACCGAGGCGCGCGTGCTCACCGACGAGGGCCACCACGACGTCGCGCTCGAATCCCTCTCGCCCGGCGACCGCGTGCTCGTCAAACCCGGCGAACGCGTCCCGATCGACGGGACGGTCGTCGAGGGCCAGGCCGCGGTCGACGAGTCGCTCGTCACCGGCGAATCGGTGCCGGTCTCGAAGGGCATCGGCGAGGAGGTCGTCGGCGGCTCCGTCGTGACCGACAACGCGGTCGAGATCGAGGTCGGCGAGGAGGCCACCAGCACGTTCGACAGGCTCGTCGAGCTCATCTGGAACGTCCAGAGTTCGGACTCGGGCGCGACGCGGCTCGCCGACCGCGTGGCGAGCGTCTTCGTGCCCGTGGTGGTCACGATCGCGACGCTCGCGACGGTCGGCTGGCTCGCGACCGGGGCGTCCATCGGCCAGGCGGTCCTGATCGGCGTCTCGGTCCTCGTCGTCTCCTGTCCGTGTTCGCTCGGGCTCGCGACGCCGCTCGCGATCGTTTCGGGCGTCCGTGAGGCCGCCGAACGCCGGATCACGGTACTCAACGCCACCGTGCTCGAACGGATCACCGACACCGAGATCGTGGCGTTCGACAAGACCGGGACGCTCACGACGGGCGAGATGTCGCTCGACGGCGTGCGCGGCGACGACCCCGAGGAACTCCTCGCGCGGGCGGCGGCGGTCGAGAGCCGGTCGAGCCACCCGGTCGCGGAGGCCATCGTCACGGCCGGCCGCGACCGTGGGACCGACGCCAGCGCACGCACGGTGACGGAGTTCGAGAGCCACGCCCGCGGGGTGTCGGCGACCGTCGACGGCGAGCGCGTCGTCGTCGGCCATCCCGGGTTCGTTCGCGAGTCGGGCTACGCGGTCCCCGAGACCATCGACGAACAGGTCCAGGAGACGCGGTCCGACGGATTCCTCGCGACCCTCGTCGCCTGGGACGGCGAGGCGAAGGGCGTCCTCCAGGTGGGAGACACCCCGCGCGCGGACTGGGCCGAGGTGGTCTCGTCGATAGCGGAGGAGGGCCCCCGCGTGGTGGTGCTCACCGGCGACGACCGCGAGATAGCCGAGCGTTTCTCGGGCCATCCCGACGTCAGCGAGGTGTTCGCAGGTGTTCCGCCCGAGGCCAAGGAGGCTGTGGTGGGGCGGCTCCGCGAGGAGGGAACGACGACCATGGTCGGCGACGGCACCAACGACGCGCCGGCGCTCGCGGCGGCGGATCTGGGGATCGCGATGGCGAACGGCACCGAACTCGCGATCGACGCCGCCGACGCCGTGGTCTCCGGCGACAGCCTCCGACCCATCCCGGCGTTCTTCGCGGTCGCGCGCGGGACGCGCCGCCGGCTCCGGACCAACCTGGGGTGGGCGTTCTGTTACAACCTCGTCGCGGTCCCGCTCGCGGTGGCCGGCCTCGTCAACCCGCTGATCGCCGCGGCCGCGATGGCGGTGAGTTCCCTGGTCGTGGTCACGAACTCCGCACGTGGGATGGGCATCGACCCGCTACCCGACGACCCGACCCCCGACTCGCGACCGTCCATCTCCCCCGCGGAGGGTGGCTCACCGCGGGCGACCGACGGCGGCACGCGCGACATCTGA
- a CDS encoding COX15/CtaA family protein — MANEPADAAAGGRWPARFLRYLVTLSLVGTVLLMGFGMYSVAIRGWMSCGEGFPMCAGSLIPLLDPGAAQSTSYTATQLYAEWFHRAVAFVTGLVMLAATVIAWWRVEGYTFTTWTITLATALLPFEAYLGVVTGVPDPATTLVAIHLVVSYLVLGALAVATGITWWSRGRRSRRHTGQAH; from the coding sequence ATGGCCAACGAACCCGCGGACGCCGCGGCCGGCGGGCGGTGGCCGGCCCGGTTCCTCCGCTATCTCGTGACGCTCTCGCTCGTGGGGACAGTGTTGTTGATGGGCTTCGGGATGTACTCGGTGGCGATCCGGGGCTGGATGTCCTGCGGCGAGGGGTTCCCGATGTGTGCCGGCTCGTTGATCCCGCTGCTCGACCCCGGCGCGGCCCAGTCGACGAGCTACACCGCGACCCAACTCTACGCCGAGTGGTTCCACCGGGCGGTGGCGTTCGTCACCGGCCTCGTGATGCTCGCCGCGACGGTCATCGCGTGGTGGCGCGTCGAGGGCTACACGTTCACGACGTGGACGATCACCCTCGCCACCGCGCTCCTGCCCTTCGAGGCCTACCTCGGCGTCGTCACCGGCGTTCCCGACCCCGCGACGACCCTCGTCGCCATCCACCTCGTGGTCTCGTACCTCGTGCTCGGCGCGCTGGCCGTCGCCACGGGGATCACCTGGTGGTCGCGCGGGCGGCGGTCGCGACGCCACACCGGACAGGCGCACTGA